From Desulfuromonadales bacterium, a single genomic window includes:
- the fdhD gene encoding formate dehydrogenase accessory sulfurtransferase FdhD: MNTLYTYHNGRLEEQRGEVVREHPLALTVNGRELATLVASPHELRFLVAGFLRLQGFVESLDDFLLLSVCDDFGVANVRIKQELPERLRPVLTSGCGTGITFDLPSPEGRGEALPRPAPVRPDAVFRLMEELAKKAEGYRSHGGIHSAAVGEPDGTLLLFAEDLGRHNTLDRIAGEALFKGIDLAGKLLVTSGRVSTEMAAKAARLGLALIASRTSATDQAVRLCEEAGIGLVGYVRGGKFTVYAHPQQLDIGAGRIRGVTGVILAGGESRRMGSDKSLLPLDGGRFIDHAYRTLAALFDEVLIVTNSPDLYAGLPCRKVPDLYPLKGSLAGIHSALSHARTGKIFVVACDMPFLSAEVIRRLCARDAAADVVIPRSERGVEPLHALYDTRCLPAVEELLDAGEKKIVRFFPRVRVCEVPPAAFADCDPEGRSFRNINTPQEYFALRDGDREEPAAAAEPAPAGRQQG, translated from the coding sequence ATGAACACACTCTACACTTATCACAACGGCCGTCTGGAGGAGCAGCGGGGGGAGGTCGTCCGCGAGCATCCCCTCGCCCTCACCGTCAACGGCCGGGAGCTCGCCACCCTGGTCGCCTCACCGCACGAGCTGCGCTTCCTGGTGGCGGGGTTTTTGCGGCTGCAGGGGTTCGTCGAGAGCCTCGACGATTTCCTGCTGCTGTCGGTCTGCGACGACTTCGGCGTGGCCAACGTGCGCATCAAGCAGGAACTCCCCGAGCGGCTCAGGCCGGTCCTCACCAGCGGCTGCGGCACCGGGATCACCTTCGACCTGCCATCGCCGGAGGGCAGGGGCGAGGCTCTGCCGCGCCCGGCGCCGGTCCGCCCCGACGCCGTCTTCCGCCTGATGGAGGAACTGGCGAAGAAGGCGGAAGGATACCGCAGCCACGGCGGCATCCACTCGGCGGCGGTGGGGGAGCCTGACGGCACCCTGCTCCTCTTCGCCGAGGATCTTGGCCGGCACAACACCCTCGACCGCATCGCCGGCGAGGCGCTGTTTAAGGGGATCGACCTCGCCGGCAAGCTTCTCGTCACCTCCGGCCGGGTCTCGACCGAGATGGCGGCCAAGGCGGCCCGACTCGGGCTTGCGCTCATCGCCTCGCGCACCTCGGCTACGGACCAGGCGGTGCGGCTCTGCGAAGAGGCGGGGATCGGCCTCGTCGGCTACGTGCGGGGGGGGAAATTCACCGTCTATGCCCACCCGCAGCAACTGGACATCGGCGCCGGGCGCATCCGCGGCGTCACCGGCGTCATCCTCGCCGGCGGCGAATCCCGCCGCATGGGGAGCGACAAGTCGCTGCTTCCCCTGGACGGCGGCCGCTTCATCGACCACGCCTACCGGACGCTGGCAGCGCTGTTCGACGAGGTGCTCATCGTCACCAACTCGCCCGACCTCTACGCCGGCCTTCCCTGCCGAAAAGTCCCCGACCTCTATCCACTGAAGGGGTCGCTGGCCGGCATTCACTCGGCTCTCAGCCACGCCCGAACCGGCAAGATCTTCGTCGTCGCCTGCGACATGCCCTTCCTCTCCGCCGAGGTCATCCGCCGGCTCTGCGCTCGGGACGCAGCGGCCGACGTGGTCATCCCCCGCAGCGAGCGGGGCGTCGAGCCGCTGCACGCCCTCTACGACACCCGCTGCCTGCCGGCCGTCGAGGAACTGCTCGATGCCGGGGAGAAGAAGATCGTCCGCTTCTTCCCGCGGGTGCGGGTGTGCGAGGTGCCGCCGGCCGCCTTCGCCGACTGCGACCCGGAGGGGCGTTCGTTCCGCAACATCAACACCCCGCAGGAGTACTTCGCCCTGCGGGACGGCGACCGGGAAGAGCCGGCGGCGGCCGCGGAGCCGGCGCCGGCCGGCCGCCAGCAAGGCTAG